One region of Mus musculus strain C57BL/6J chromosome 15, GRCm38.p6 C57BL/6J genomic DNA includes:
- the Atf7 gene encoding cyclic AMP-dependent transcription factor ATF-7 isoform 2 (isoform 2 is encoded by transcript variant 3), giving the protein MGDDRPFVCSAPGCGQRFTNEDHLAVHKHKHEMTLKFGPARTDSVIIADQTPTPTRFLKNCEEVGLFNELASSFEHEFKKASDDDEKKGAAGPLDMSLPSTPDIKIKEEEPVEVDSSPPDSPASSPCSPPLKEKEVTTKPVVISTPTPTIVRPGSLPLHLGYDPLHPTLPSPTSVITQAPPSNRQIGSPTGSLPLVMHLANGQTMPMLPGPPVQMPSVISLARPVSMVPNIPGIPGPPVNNSGSISPSGHPMPSEAKMRLKATLTHQVSSINGGCGMVVGTASTMVTARPEQNQILIQHPDAPSPAQPQVSPAQPTPSTGGRRRRTVDEDPDERRQRFLERNRAAASRCRQKRKLWVSSLEKKAEELTSQNIQLSNEVTLLRNEVAQLKQLLLAHKDCPVTALQKKTQGYLEHQKPDLEGLPLQ; this is encoded by the exons aGATTTACAAATGAGGACCACCTGGCAGTTCATAAACATAAGCATGAGATGACACTGAAATTTGGCCCAGCCCGAACGGACTCAGTCATCATTGCAG ATCAAACGCCTACTCCAACTAGATTCCTGAAGAACTGTGAGGAAGTGGGGCTCTTCAATGAACTAGCTAGCTCCTTTGAACATGAATTTAAGAAAGCTTCTGATGACGATGAGAAAAAG GGTGCTGCTGGGCCTCTTGACATGTCTCTGCCTTCTACACCAGACATCAAAATCAAGGAAGAAGAGCCAGTGGAAGTAGACTCATCGCCCCCTGACAGTCCTGCTTCTAGCCCCTGTTCCCCACCACTGAAGGAGAAG GAAGTTACCACAAAACCGGTTGTGATCTCTACCCCTACACCTACCATTGTACGTCCTGGCTCCCTGCCTCTCCACTTAGGTTATGATCCACTTCATCCAACTCTTCCTTCCCCAACCTCTGTCATCACACAGGCTCCACCATCCAACAGGCAAATAGG ATCTCCTACTGGCTCCCTCCCTCTCGTCATGCATCTTGCTAATGGACAGACCATGCCTATGTTGCCAGGGCCTCCAGTACAGATGCCTTCTGTTATTTCG CTGGCCAGACCTGTGTCCATGGTGCCCAACATTCCTGGTATACCTGGCCCACCGGTTAACAACAGTGGCTCCATTTCTCCCTCTGGCCACCCTATGCCGTCAGAAGCCAAAATG AGACTAAAAGCCACGCTGACCCATCAAGTTTCTTCAATCAATGGAGGTTGTGGAATGGTGGTGGGTACTGCAAGCACCATGGTGACTGCCCGTCCAGAGCAAAACCAGATCCTCATCCAGCACCCAGATGCCCCATCCCCTGCCCAGCCACAG GTCTCTCCAGCTCAGCCCACCCCTAGCACTGGGGGACGGCGACGGCGTACAGTGGATGAAGATCCAGATGAGCGGCGGCAGCGGTTTTTAGAGCGAAACAGAGCTGCAGCCTCTCGATGCCGGCAAAAGCGGAAACTGTGGGTGTCCTCCCTggaaaagaaggcagaagaaCTTACTTCTCAGAACATTCAGCTGAGT AATGAAGTCACATTACTACGCAATGAGGTGGCTCAGCTGAAGCAGCTACTGTTAGCTCATAAAGATTGCCCAGTCACTGCACTACAGAAAAAGACTCAAGGCTACCTAG